From a region of the Streptococcus ruminantium genome:
- the gatD gene encoding lipid II isoglutaminyl synthase subunit GatD, with translation MVYTSLKSPDRDYPYKLYIAHLYGDLMNTYGDNGNILMLKYVAEKLGARVQVDIVSLKDGFDKEFYDIVFFGGGQDYEQSVLAKDLPTKKESLADFIENEGVMLAICGGFQLLGQYYIEASGRKIEGLGILGHYTLNQTNNRYIGDIKIHNDEFDETYYGFENHQGRTFLADDQKPLGRVIYGNGNNKEDGGEGMHYKNTFGSYFHGPILSRNANLAYRLVTTALRKKYGQAIPLANYVDILSKEVAEEYSDVKSKAEFER, from the coding sequence ATGGTTTATACTTCATTAAAAAGTCCCGATAGAGACTATCCTTACAAGCTCTATATTGCTCATCTCTACGGAGACTTGATGAATACTTACGGTGATAATGGCAATATCCTTATGCTCAAATATGTAGCAGAAAAGCTAGGAGCTCGTGTTCAGGTTGACATCGTCTCTCTGAAAGATGGCTTTGATAAAGAATTCTATGATATTGTCTTTTTCGGTGGTGGTCAAGACTATGAGCAATCTGTTCTAGCCAAGGATTTACCAACCAAGAAAGAAAGTCTAGCAGATTTCATCGAAAACGAAGGCGTTATGTTAGCTATCTGCGGTGGTTTCCAATTACTCGGACAATACTATATCGAGGCTAGTGGACGTAAAATTGAGGGCTTGGGAATTTTGGGACACTACACTCTCAATCAGACTAATAATCGCTATATTGGCGACATCAAAATCCATAATGATGAATTTGATGAAACCTACTATGGATTTGAAAACCATCAAGGGCGCACTTTTCTAGCGGATGACCAAAAACCACTGGGTAGGGTTATCTATGGAAATGGTAACAATAAGGAAGATGGCGGCGAAGGAATGCACTACAAAAACACCTTTGGCAGCTATTTTCACGGTCCCATACTCTCACGTAATGCCAATCTAGCTTATCGCTTGGTCACAACAGCCCTTCGGAAAAAATACGGACAAGCTATTCCACTTGCAAACTACGTAGACATTCTCAGTAAAGAAGTTGCAGAAGAATACAGCGATGTGAAGAGCAAGGCAGAGTTTGAGAGATGA